Genomic window (Salinibacterium sp. M195):
CCCGGTGTCGATTTATTACCCGACCTATCTGATTCTGGCGGCCGGAGTCTTCAACGCCTTTATCGCCGGCGATCTTTTCAATCTGTATGTGAGTTTTGAAATTCTGCTCGTGGCCAGCTTCGTGCTCATCACGGTCGGAGGCACGGAACTTCGAATTCGAGCCGGAACCGTCTACATCGTCGTGAGTTTGGTGTCGTCGGTGCTCTTTCTGGCCGCGATCGCCATGATCTACGGCGCAACCGGCACCGTAAACATCGCCCAACTTTCCGTGCGTCTCGCAGAATTGCCGTCTGACACCCAGCTGATACTGCACGTCATGCTCCTCGTCGCGTTCGGCATCAAAGCGGCCGTGTTCCCGTTGTCGTTCTGGCTTCCCGATTCTTACCCCATGGCACCAGCCCCAGTGACAGCAGTATTTGCCGGGTTGCTCACCAAAATCGGCGTGTACGCCATCATGCGAACTGAGATGACAATTTTCGCTGGTGACGATCTCAACATCGCAATCTTGGTAGTCGCCGCCCTCACCATGATCGTGGGAATTCTCGGCGCGGTTGCACAATCTGACATCAAGCGACTGCTGTCGTTCACCCTGGTGAGTCACATCGGTTACATGCTGTTCGGAATCGGTATCGGCACCGCCGCCGGCCTCAGCGCGGCGATTTACTACATCGTGCACCACATCACGGTGCAAACGACACTCTTTCTCGCGACCGGACTTGTCGAACGTCAAGGCGGCACGACGGGCATCAACCGGCTCGGCGGCATGTTAAAAGCGAGTCCGCTCGTCGGTATTCTCTTTTTCATCCCGTTGCTGAACCTCGGCGGGATCCCCCCGTTCTCGGGATTCCTCGGAAAACTAGCTCTGTTCGAAGCCGGAGCGCAAGAAGGCTCCGTGCTGGCCTGGGTTCTCATCGGCAGCGGAGCGCTCGTCTCCCTGCTCACCCTCTATGCCCTCATCCGAGCGTGGAGTTTGACGTTCTGGCGTCACACCGATGAGGTCGCCGGTTACGAAAACGCGCTCCCCGCTAACGACATGATGGGTGAGTCCACCGAGGTGAAGACGGCTCGCAGCATCCCGCGCATCATGGTTGGCGCGACCGTGGCGATGGTTGCGCTGAGTGTGACGCTCACCGTGCTTGCTGCCCCGTTGTTCGATCTCAGCACCCGCGCCGGCGACAACATCACGGGGCCTGGCTACTACGTCACCACGGTGTTCCCGGGAGGATCCGAATGACGCACCAGCAGCAGGATCACGCGACCAGCGCCCACGAAGACACGCCTCGTCAGGCAACCCGACGCGAGGTTCGCGGAAACCTGTGGACCCAGCTTCCCTTGCTCCTGGGGCTCGTTCTGCTCTGGACCGTTCTGTGGGGGCAAGCGACCTGGGTCAGTGTCATTACCGGATTCATTGTGGCGATTACGGTCACGCGAGTGTTCTACCTTCCCCCGGCAGAACTGTCGGGTCGACTCAACGTCTGGTATCTGCTCGTCTTTCTCGCGCATTTCTTTCTCGACGTCGCAATCGCCTCCTTCACCGTCGCATTTCAAGCACTCAACCCCCGCCCCATCCCCGCGTCCTCCGTGATCGGAATCTCGTTGCGCACGAGCTCGGATCTCATCATGACGTTGGATGCGATTGCGATGTCGCTGGTGCCGGGCTCGCTCGTCGTCGAAGCAGACCGCGAGCGCGGCATCCTGTATTTGCACACTTTTGCTACCCAAACCCCGGAAGACATTGAGGGCATGCGCAGAAAGGTGTTGATCGTCGAAGCACGCATCGTTCGAGCCATCGGGTCGAAAGCAGACCTTGCACGCATCCACGAGAGCGAGGCCACATCGTGAGCGACTGGGTTTTCATCGTTGTCGGCCTGACGCTGACAGCGGCCGCCGCTATGGCACTGTTCCGCATCATCCGCGGGCCATCAATCTTGGACCGGATGATCGCCTCAGACATGCTTCTGACCACCATGATCTGCGCGCTGGGCGCTGAAATGATCTACAACTCCCACACCAGGAGTCTTGCCGCGATGTTTGTGCTCGCGGGCACCGCATTCCTCGGTTCGGTTGTCGTAGCGCGCTACGTCTCGAGGAACGGACGGTTATGAGCTTCGATCTGATCGCCGACGTTCTCACCGGCATCTTTCTGCTCCTCGGAGCGTTCCTCTCGCTCGCGGCGGGCGTTGGTCTGATCCGTTTTCCGGATGCCATTGCGCGGATGCACGCGACCACCAAGCCACAAATTCTTGGCCTCACGTTCATCCTCGCCGGAATTGCCCTTGAGGAACGTCGGCTTTCGACCATTGTGGTGCTGATCGCACTCCTGGCGTTCCAAATGATGACGGCACCCATCTCCGCTCACATGATCGGACGAGCAGGGTACCGAAACGATGTCATCGCTCCAGGCTCGCTGCTCGTGGATGAGCTCAAGCAGTCAATCGACCAGGTGCAGCAGGAACTGGGCAGGGCCGACAACGAGGCTGAGAACGAGCGCGACTCCTCGCACTAACGGCGTTGGCTGAACGCCTCTGATTTGGCGGTGGGACCGGAGACAAGGATGGTGTCGTCGGCAGCGATCACCGTTGTCTGGTCGGTGTAAGTCCAGGTTCCACCATGAGGGCGCACTGCGGTGATCGTCACGCCAGCCGTCGAGCGAACCTGTGACTCGCCAAGACTCTTGCCCACGATGCTCGCCGGCGGAGCCATCTTCACGAGCGAGAAACCGTCGCCGATTTCTAGATAGTCCTGCATCGAACCGCGCACCAAATGGGCAACACGGCGCCCCATTTCTTTCTCCGGGTACACGACGTGACGCACCCCAAGCTGCTCGAGGATAGTGCCATGGGGTTCGCTGACCGCTTTTGCCCACACGTGTTCCACATTGAACCGCAACAGCAGCGACGTGGTCAGGATGCTCGCCTGAATGTCACTGCCAATCGCCACCACCACGCGGTCGAACTCGGGCACGGCCAACTGCTGCAGCACCTCTTCGCGCGTGGAGTCCGCGGCAACAACGTGGGTGAGCTGGCCGTTGAGTTCTTGCACGATCGACTCATCGAGGTCGATGCCCAGTACTTCGGTGCCATTGGCCATCAGCTCCAGCGCTAGAGCGCGACCGAAACGACCCAACCCGATCACCGCCACCGAGTCTGCGGCGGCCACACTCGACACATCCGAACCAGAGAACATGCGCAATTTAGCCAATGATCGGCCTTTCTTTGGGAAGTTCATACAGGACAGCACGCTCGCGGAGAGCAAGCGCTGTAGCGAAACCAATCGGGCCGAGGCGGCCCACAAACATGAGCACAGCGAGAATCAGCTGGGCGGCAACGGGGAGCTCTGGCGTGATTCCTTCTGAGAGCCCCACGGTGCCGAATGCCGATACCGTCTCGAAGAGAACCGCACCGAGAGGCAGCCCAGACAACAGCATGATGATGATCGTGGATGACGCAACAACTCCCACCGACAGCAAGACAACCGCAATCGCTTGGCGGTGCACCGCGCGCGACAGTCGCTTGCCGAAGACGTTCACGACCCCGTCGCCACGCACCTCCGCGAGGAGAATGAAGAACAACACCGCGAAGGTCGTGACCTTGATGCCCCCGGCAGTGCCGGCCGGGCCGCCGCCGATGAACATGAGGGCGGTCATCCCGAACTGAGTAGCCTCGCTCATAGCGCCAATGTCGATGCTGTTGAAGCCGGCAGTGCGCGTCTGAACTGACTGGAAGAAGCCCGCGAGAAGCTTGGCCTGCCAGTCGAGCGGGCCGAGCGTAGCGGGATTGTTCCACTCGATGAGGGTGATGTACGCCGCGCCAGCGACGAGCAGCAGCGGGGTCGCCGCGATGACGATGCGGGTGTTCATGCTCCACTTGAGTCGGTTGCCGCCGTAGCGCAAAAGCTGCACGATCACGGGGAACCCGAGACCGCCGAGGATGATTTCGGCGCACAAAGTGAGCGAGACAACCGGGTCGTCGACGAACGACATCATGTTGTCGCTGAAGAGCGCGAAACCAGCATTGTTGAAGGACGAAACCGCGTGGAAGAGTGCGAACCACGCGGCCTCCCCCACGCTGTAGCCGTAACGCAGCAAGAACCAGAAGAAGAGGATGATCGCACCAGTACCCTCGATGACGAGGGAGATTTTGAGCACGCCCAGCACCAGTGAGCGCACATCGCCGAATCCAACATTCTTGGTTTCGGCGGCGGCGGTAATCCGCGAGCGCAGTGACAGCCTCCGCACGACCGCAATACCGATGATCGACGCAAAGGTCATGACGCCGAAGCCACCCACCTGGATGAGCACCATGATCACGACCTGGCCAAAGCCCGTCCAATACGTGGAGGTGTCGACGATCACATGACCGGTCACACACATTGCCGAGACAGCGGTGAAGAACGCCTCAACGAGAGTGGCGCCACCGGGACCGGTCCGCGAAATCGGCAAGGCCAGCAGGACTGTTCCCGCGGCGATTCCGATCAAAAACCCGAGAAGGGTGAGTTGTGCTGGATGAACCAGCTTTCGCTTACTACCCGTCCCGCGAAGGATGTTGTGCACCGGGATACAGTACGCCTGTTTTGGGCCAAACGTAGCGTCTATTTTCTACGGTGGTTCACCCCGCGACTTAGGCGCTAATGGGCTCCAGCACGAACACAGGAATCTCGCGCTCCGTCTTAGCCTGATAGTCCGCATAATCGGGGTAAGCGGCAACGGCACGCTCCCACCAGAGAGCCTTCTCGTCACCGGTCACTTCACGAGCCATGAAGTCACCCTTGACACCGACATCGTGCAGTTCAACGTGCGGCTGAGCCACCATGTTGTAGTACCAGACTGGATGCTTCGGCGCCCCACCAAGCGAGGCAACAACGGCATAGTTGCCATCGTGTTCTACCCGCATGAGCGCAGTCTTGCGAAGCTTGCCAGATTTGGCGCCAACCGTAGTCAGAACGATCACGGGCATCCCGCGCATGAGATTGCCCTCATGGCCATTGCTGGCTTCAAAAATGTCGGCCTGGTTGCGGGCCCACTCTGAGGTGCTGGGTTCGTATTCTCCTGTTAACGGCATAGCTCCACGTTACCGCGCCCTCTCCGCACGTTTGCCGTAGAGGGGCGCAAGGAGCGCAAGGAGGCGCAGACTGCCGCAGAGATAGGTAGTTATTACTCACTCGCACGCGCCCAGTCTGGGTCTTTACTGGGTGCATGATCACTTCACAACGCGCGCTGACCAGCGCCATCTCCGTTGCCCTCGCGGCAGGTCTCACCGTTTCCCTCTCCGGGTGCTTTGGCAACCCGCTCGAGCGCATCACCGATGGGCTCATCGAGGGCACCGTCGAGAACGTTATCGAAGGCACCACGGGCGTCGATGTCGATGTTGACGGCGACGGCAGTGGTGGTTCGCTTCCCGACTCATGGCCGGCCGAAATTCCCGTTCCCGAGGGAAGCATCCTGTTCTCGCTCGCCGCCGCGGGCACCTACAGCGCCACGCTCACCGTCGACAGCGAAGACGCCGCCAAAGCGGGCTATGAGCAGTTCGTGTCGAACGGCTACGAAGTTGTCTCCGAAATTTCGCTCGGCGACCAGGGTTACGCCTACGGACTCAGGAGCCCAGAGTGGACAGTGCAGTACTCCTGGGGTTCTGACGACGAAGGCACCGCAACTGTCAACATCACAGCGAGTCCCACCGAAGAGTAATAGCGCCCGCGGCCAAGAGGCCACCCAGCGCTACAAATCGGCGAGAACCTCTTCGAGTTCCACTCGCCCTTTGACGCCCAACTTGCGGTAAATGCGAGCCAAGTGGTTATCTACGGTTCGTACAGACAGCCCGAGCTGCTGGCCGATTTCCCGACTACGTTGTCGGCCAGCGGCAGCCCGGGCAATGGTCCACTCCCGCTCCGTGAGCTCATCCGGGGAAGCCTCACCCGGCACCCGATCCATGTCGGCGGCAAGACGGCGAGCGAGCAGCGTGACTTTGCGCTCCAACTCGCGGCGGTCAGCCTTGGCCGCGACGCGCGCACCCTCGCGAAGGCCATCGACTGCGAGCGCGGCTACTCCCGCGGTGGCGAGCGCCGGGGCGAGTTCACACAGGCGAGCGACATCCGCTTCGGCTACTGTCTCGGCCCAGTCGCGAATGCGGGAAACCAGCGGCGACGGCGAGAGTCGCGTCAGCAGCTCCAGTTGTTCGCGCGCGGCGTTCGGATGCCCGAGCCGAATAGCGACGGTAAGAGTGAGGGCACTCAGCAGAAAGTGACCGAGGACGATCCCTTCGGCTACGGCAGCGACAATGACAGCAGCGGCGTCGGCTGTGCGCCCCTCCGCCGCAAGGAGCCAAGCCTCACATTCGGCGCGCTGCAAGATGACTTTGGCGTCGCCAGCATGCTCGGGAGAAATCTCGGAGAGCAGTTCGCGCGCCGTCTCAGGTTCGCCTAGCTGGGCATCGACGGTCGCATGCAGGGCAACGGCCGTGCCGAGAAGTCCCGTGAAGTCCCGCCACTTCAGTTGCTCAACAGCGAGCGTCGCGAGAGCCCGGGCATCGCAGAGCCGCCCGTCGTGCAGCCTCACTATGGCAAGTGCGTACGACCACACCCCGGCAGAGTCTGCGAAGCGATCGAGGCGGCGCTTCGCTGCGAAATCGCGAGCAGGTCCGATCTCTGCTGACGCAACAAGCGCCAAGAATTCGGATAAATCGAGGAGCGATCCGGCAAACGGGGCTTCAAAACGGAAGGCATCGGCAAGGGGGCGCGTCTGGGCGATCGCCGCAAAAGCATCGGCAGGGTTGCCCGCCATCGTCGCGATCATCGCCGCCGTGAGACCCGCGTTCACCGCACCGAGTCCGCCATCCGCCGACACAGGGTCAGCGACCTCGGTGAGGGCGCTGGCATCTCCGGTCATGAGTTGCCACTTGGCAAGTTCCGGTCGCAGCACGACCTGGCCGCGAGCATCCATTCTCGCCAGTTCGCACGTCACCCGATCGACCGCGTCGGCGGGGCGGGAGAGACGATAGACCATGTGCTGACCCCAGCGGGCTAAGGCAATGGCACGGTCGTTATCATCGCTCGCCAGCGCAATCGCCGATTCGAACACCACGGAAGATCGCTCCGATTCAGCCAGAGCCGAGAGGGCACTGGCAAGCACTAGCTCTGGCGCGAACCGGCGTTCGTTGGGCTGGGCTCGTTCTGCGAGCGAAGCAGCAATGGCGTGGTCGCCGGCCGCGTGTGCGTAGCTGGCTGCCCAATCCAGATCATTGTCGCTAAGAACAGCGTCTGTCGTGGTGAGGAGAACGGTCGCGGTGAATCGCAGTTGCTGGTCGCCCGTCGGCAGCAGTCGACCCACGATTTCTTTCACCAGCTCTGTGCGCTCGGCCTGCGCGAGATCGATCGTGAGCGCTTCAGCGAATAGCGGGTGGGCAAGCCGCACAAGCGGTCTGGCCTCGGTTCCTGCATCTTCGGTGATGCCCTCACTCGTGAGGAAGCTCAGCGCGTCTGCCTCTTCGGCAGTAATAGCCGTCCGCGGAATTGGTTGCGCGATCGCGATCAACTGAGCGAGTCGTCGATCGACGGGCGCCAACTGGTGAATTCGATCGGCAATCGTCGCGCGCATATGCCTCGGCAATGTTGCCACTGACACTTCGAAACCAAAATCACCGCTGCGGATGCCACCCGCTCGCCCTGCCGCAAAGATCAGTTCGCGCAGCATCAGCGGGTTACCGCGGCTTGCCTCAAACATGTCGCGAAGACTCTCGGGGCGCAGGGTGCCGCCTAAATACTGTTGGAGGATCGACTGGCTGTGCTCGAGGCTCAACCCTTCCAGGTCGACAATGTCGATGAGATTCTCGTGCAGCAATCGTGCGATGGGGCCGTCGACGTCATGGGAGTCACGGGCGGTGAGCAGCGCTGTGACTCCGAACACGCGTACCAGTTGGTAGAGCACGCTCGCTGAGACGGTGTCGAGGAGCGGGGCGTCATCGATGATGAGCACGAACTTGTGAGGGTTTTCGCCCACGACTCCGACGAGAGCTTGCACGCGATCACTCACGCTCTCGAGGTCGTGCCTGCCCGCGCTGGCGAGCACCGGAGCGAGGGCCCCAAGCGGAACATCCACCAGCTCGGCAAGACCGATGACCGGCACCACGGTGCGTCCGTCGGCGCGCAAGATTTGGGCGATGTGGGCGCCCAATGTTGTCTTGCCGACGCCACTGGGGCCGCGCAACATGACCGAACGCGGGCGGGGGCCGCGGAGGGCCGCAAGCACAGCATCCCGCTCGCTTTCGCGGGGCACAACGGGCCAGCGCGCCATAATGTGCCCCCTTTGCATCGACCGATGATGTGGCCGCCAGCCTACTGGCCGGGTGTTGCGGACTAAATAACGATTGTGTGAGGCATGCTGGATGAGCCGCTGCCTACCGTCCCATTCAGGAGACCTGCACCATGATCACAATCGCCCTTCCCGATCAGCACATTTACGACAGACTGGCGCCTCAACTGCCCGACGTGAACGTCATCGTGTGGGGGCCAGCTGACGGCGCACCGCCCGTGCACATCAACCTAGTGCTGGCAGGTTATCTGGGAGCCTCCGGTGGTCTCGGCGCGTTCGCCGGGATGGATGTCGCTGCCATCCAGTCTCAGTCGCTCGGGTTCGACGGTGTCGAAAGCCGCCTGCCGGCCGGCATCACCTACTGCAACGCTGTCGGAGTGCACGAAGCCTCCACCGCCGAACTTGCTGTCGGCATGATCATCGCCGAACAACGCGGCTTTCCTGAACACTTCGCGAACCAACAGTCGGGAACCTGGAATCAGCGCGAGCAACCCGGAGTTGCCGGCAAAACTGTCGTGATTCTCGGAGCCGGCGGCGTCGGAAATCAGATCGCCGACAAGCTCGCCCCGTTTGACGCCAACGTCGTGCGTGTTGCCCGCAGCAACCGCAGTGACGCCCGCGGTGCCATCCAGTCAATGGATGCCCTGCCTGCGCTGCTCGCAAAAGCTGACATTGTCGCTATCGCGGTGCCTCTCAGCGACGCGACCACTGGGCTCGTTGATGCCGCGTTCCTCGCATCAATGAAGCCAGGCGCGCTGCTCGTGAATGTCTCTCGCGGCAAGATCGTCGACACCGACGCCCTCGTGGCTGCGGCATCCGCCGGTCATGTTCGGGCAGCGCTCGACGTCACCGAGCCCGAGCCGCTTCCGAGCGATCACTCGCTGTGGTCGACGCCCGGCGTCACCATCACGCCGCACATCGGTGGCGCGACCGCGGCGATGCACGCACGAGTGGATGCGCTCATGCGCGATCAAGCGCGGCGCCTAGTCTCGGGTGAACAGCTGGCCCACGTGATCGTTGACGGGCGCTAGGGAGCAATGCACGGCTCCCTCCCCCACCCTCAGGGCGACGGAGGGAGTTCTAGCACAGGAGTTTCCTAGCCCAGGAGTTTCCTAGCCCTCGTCGAGCATCGGGTACGTGAGCCCGATCTGGCGGCGAATTTCGTCGAGGGTGTGCATGATCTCAATGCTCTCGCTCGGCGACAGAATGTCGTTAGCCAGTTCTCCCGCGGCGACGAGGCGTTCGAGTTCTGCGGCCTGAAACTGCATGCCGCGACCCGTGGTGGTGCCGTCGAATTCTTCGACAATGTTCCCCTGGCCATCGAAGTGTGTATAGGTTGTGGGCGCGTACCAGGTCTCGGCGATTTCGATCCGGCCTTCGGTTCCGACGATCACGGCGCGAGTGGGGCCCCGTAGGTCGAGGGTGCTCTGGATCACCGCTTGCGCTTCAGTGCCGTAGCTGAAAATCATCGACAGTTGTCGGTCTACGTTCGTTTCGGTCTTGGTGGCGACTGCCACAACGCTTGTGGGCGCGCCCAGAATGTCGTGCGCAAACGACACCGGGTAGATGCCGAGGTCGAGCAGCGCCCCGCCGCCGAGGAGCGGGTTGTTGATGCGGTGCAGCGGATCCGTCGAGATGCTCTGGTTGTGGTCGGCCATCACGCTGCGGATCGTGCCGAGCGCGCCCTCGGCGATGAGCTGACGAATACGCACCATGTGGGGCAGGTAGCGCGTCCACATGGCTTCCAGCACAACAAGATTGAGTTCGGATGCCCGCGAAACGACGTTCTCAGCCTGTGCAGCGTTCATCGTGAAGACTTTCTCGACGAGAACGTGCTTGCCCGCGTTGAGCGCCAGCAACGCGTGTTCTTCGTGGAAGGGGTGCGGAGTGGCGACATAGATGGCGTCAACATTGGGGTCGGCGACGAGATCTTCATAGCTTCCATGGGCGGTCGGGATGCCGTACTCGGCGGCGAACTTGGTTGCCGATTCCTGGGTGCGGGATCCCACTGCGGCGATGGTGAAGCCGTGCTCGATAAGGTCACTGGTTTGCAGGGTTGCTATCCAGCCGGTGCCCAAGATTCCCCATGCCAACTTCTTCGTCATGCCATCTCCTTTGTTGTGCATAAAAACATATGCGGTCAATATAACAGGCCGCTATTTCTCTTTGTCTAACAGTCTGCTAAATTGTCTAACAATCCAAAGAGAATAGAAGGGGCGAGCGATGATCGACAACGCAGCAGCACTCCCCGAAACTGTTGCGCAGAGACTTCGCGCAGACATCATTTCGCAGAAAGATGCTCCCGGCTCGGCAATCACTGAGTCTGCCGTCGCCTTCCGCTTCGGCGTAGCGCGACCAACCGCTCGCATCGCCATCGACAAGCTCGTCGCCGACGGCATCCTGCGCCGCGAAGTGCACCGGGCAGCTCGCGTTCCCCAGCTCAGTTACGACGACGTGCTCGACTTGTTCAACACGCGTTCGATTGTCGAAGCATCCGCGATGGCTGCCCTCGCCACAGCGGGCGCGATTCCGGCTGAAGCGCTCGCCGCCCATCGTGCCCTGGCCACGACAAGCGACTTTGCGCACCACGACATCCAATTTCACCGAGCGCTCGTCGCCGGTCAACCCAGCTCCCGCCTCACCCGCCTGCACGAACTGCTGCTGGGTGAAGTCGAGCTGTGCATTGGGCAGGTTCAATCCGCCCAACTCATTACCGCCCACGAGGTGGCCAAACAACACCAGGGCATCCTCGATGCGATCACCGCCGGAGATGCCGCGAGCGCCGAGCGTCTCACCCGCAACCACATCTTGGGGGCGCGCGATCGCCTCCTCCTCCACCTCGACACCGACACCGACACCGACACCGATCTCGACACCGACAGCTAAGGCACCTCATGGTTAAGCGTCAATTTCCGAACCCCATCGAGCTCGCGAAGCTCATGAAGTTCAAGGCTCCAGAACTCAACGGCAAGAAGCGTCGCCTCGACAGCGCCCTCACCATTTACGACCTCAAGGACATCGCCAAGCGCCGCACCCCCAAGGCCGCCTACGACTACACGGATGGCTCGGCCGAAGGTGAAATCTCGCTGAGCCGTGCGCGCCAGGCGTTCGAAGACATCGAGTTCCACCCGTCGATCCTGCGCGATGCCTCCA
Coding sequences:
- a CDS encoding Na+/H+ antiporter subunit D; translated protein: MSFLIPLVVLLPLLGAALALTQAKRPQVQVLIAVTVLSAVLILGIALLVHVDANGTMAVELGGWEAPFGIVLVVDRLAVLLLVVSAAVLLAVLVFSVGQGLADGDKETPVSIYYPTYLILAAGVFNAFIAGDLFNLYVSFEILLVASFVLITVGGTELRIRAGTVYIVVSLVSSVLFLAAIAMIYGATGTVNIAQLSVRLAELPSDTQLILHVMLLVAFGIKAAVFPLSFWLPDSYPMAPAPVTAVFAGLLTKIGVYAIMRTEMTIFAGDDLNIAILVVAALTMIVGILGAVAQSDIKRLLSFTLVSHIGYMLFGIGIGTAAGLSAAIYYIVHHITVQTTLFLATGLVERQGGTTGINRLGGMLKASPLVGILFFIPLLNLGGIPPFSGFLGKLALFEAGAQEGSVLAWVLIGSGALVSLLTLYALIRAWSLTFWRHTDEVAGYENALPANDMMGESTEVKTARSIPRIMVGATVAMVALSVTLTVLAAPLFDLSTRAGDNITGPGYYVTTVFPGGSE
- a CDS encoding Na+/H+ antiporter subunit E, which codes for MTHQQQDHATSAHEDTPRQATRREVRGNLWTQLPLLLGLVLLWTVLWGQATWVSVITGFIVAITVTRVFYLPPAELSGRLNVWYLLVFLAHFFLDVAIASFTVAFQALNPRPIPASSVIGISLRTSSDLIMTLDAIAMSLVPGSLVVEADRERGILYLHTFATQTPEDIEGMRRKVLIVEARIVRAIGSKADLARIHESEATS
- a CDS encoding monovalent cation/H+ antiporter complex subunit F, encoding MALFRIIRGPSILDRMIASDMLLTTMICALGAEMIYNSHTRSLAAMFVLAGTAFLGSVVVARYVSRNGRL
- the mnhG gene encoding monovalent cation/H(+) antiporter subunit G; the encoded protein is MSFDLIADVLTGIFLLLGAFLSLAAGVGLIRFPDAIARMHATTKPQILGLTFILAGIALEERRLSTIVVLIALLAFQMMTAPISAHMIGRAGYRNDVIAPGSLLVDELKQSIDQVQQELGRADNEAENERDSSH
- a CDS encoding TrkA family potassium uptake protein; this encodes MAKLRMFSGSDVSSVAAADSVAVIGLGRFGRALALELMANGTEVLGIDLDESIVQELNGQLTHVVAADSTREEVLQQLAVPEFDRVVVAIGSDIQASILTTSLLLRFNVEHVWAKAVSEPHGTILEQLGVRHVVYPEKEMGRRVAHLVRGSMQDYLEIGDGFSLVKMAPPASIVGKSLGESQVRSTAGVTITAVRPHGGTWTYTDQTTVIAADDTILVSGPTAKSEAFSQRR
- a CDS encoding TrkH family potassium uptake protein codes for the protein MHNILRGTGSKRKLVHPAQLTLLGFLIGIAAGTVLLALPISRTGPGGATLVEAFFTAVSAMCVTGHVIVDTSTYWTGFGQVVIMVLIQVGGFGVMTFASIIGIAVVRRLSLRSRITAAAETKNVGFGDVRSLVLGVLKISLVIEGTGAIILFFWFLLRYGYSVGEAAWFALFHAVSSFNNAGFALFSDNMMSFVDDPVVSLTLCAEIILGGLGFPVIVQLLRYGGNRLKWSMNTRIVIAATPLLLVAGAAYITLIEWNNPATLGPLDWQAKLLAGFFQSVQTRTAGFNSIDIGAMSEATQFGMTALMFIGGGPAGTAGGIKVTTFAVLFFILLAEVRGDGVVNVFGKRLSRAVHRQAIAVVLLSVGVVASSTIIIMLLSGLPLGAVLFETVSAFGTVGLSEGITPELPVAAQLILAVLMFVGRLGPIGFATALALRERAVLYELPKERPIIG
- a CDS encoding nitroreductase family deazaflavin-dependent oxidoreductase, translated to MPLTGEYEPSTSEWARNQADIFEASNGHEGNLMRGMPVIVLTTVGAKSGKLRKTALMRVEHDGNYAVVASLGGAPKHPVWYYNMVAQPHVELHDVGVKGDFMAREVTGDEKALWWERAVAAYPDYADYQAKTEREIPVFVLEPISA
- a CDS encoding LuxR C-terminal-related transcriptional regulator, with protein sequence MARWPVVPRESERDAVLAALRGPRPRSVMLRGPSGVGKTTLGAHIAQILRADGRTVVPVIGLAELVDVPLGALAPVLASAGRHDLESVSDRVQALVGVVGENPHKFVLIIDDAPLLDTVSASVLYQLVRVFGVTALLTARDSHDVDGPIARLLHENLIDIVDLEGLSLEHSQSILQQYLGGTLRPESLRDMFEASRGNPLMLRELIFAAGRAGGIRSGDFGFEVSVATLPRHMRATIADRIHQLAPVDRRLAQLIAIAQPIPRTAITAEEADALSFLTSEGITEDAGTEARPLVRLAHPLFAEALTIDLAQAERTELVKEIVGRLLPTGDQQLRFTATVLLTTTDAVLSDNDLDWAASYAHAAGDHAIAASLAERAQPNERRFAPELVLASALSALAESERSSVVFESAIALASDDNDRAIALARWGQHMVYRLSRPADAVDRVTCELARMDARGQVVLRPELAKWQLMTGDASALTEVADPVSADGGLGAVNAGLTAAMIATMAGNPADAFAAIAQTRPLADAFRFEAPFAGSLLDLSEFLALVASAEIGPARDFAAKRRLDRFADSAGVWSYALAIVRLHDGRLCDARALATLAVEQLKWRDFTGLLGTAVALHATVDAQLGEPETARELLSEISPEHAGDAKVILQRAECEAWLLAAEGRTADAAAVIVAAVAEGIVLGHFLLSALTLTVAIRLGHPNAAREQLELLTRLSPSPLVSRIRDWAETVAEADVARLCELAPALATAGVAALAVDGLREGARVAAKADRRELERKVTLLARRLAADMDRVPGEASPDELTEREWTIARAAAGRQRSREIGQQLGLSVRTVDNHLARIYRKLGVKGRVELEEVLADL
- a CDS encoding 2-hydroxyacid dehydrogenase, producing MITIALPDQHIYDRLAPQLPDVNVIVWGPADGAPPVHINLVLAGYLGASGGLGAFAGMDVAAIQSQSLGFDGVESRLPAGITYCNAVGVHEASTAELAVGMIIAEQRGFPEHFANQQSGTWNQREQPGVAGKTVVILGAGGVGNQIADKLAPFDANVVRVARSNRSDARGAIQSMDALPALLAKADIVAIAVPLSDATTGLVDAAFLASMKPGALLVNVSRGKIVDTDALVAAASAGHVRAALDVTEPEPLPSDHSLWSTPGVTITPHIGGATAAMHARVDALMRDQARRLVSGEQLAHVIVDGR
- a CDS encoding Gfo/Idh/MocA family protein is translated as MTKKLAWGILGTGWIATLQTSDLIEHGFTIAAVGSRTQESATKFAAEYGIPTAHGSYEDLVADPNVDAIYVATPHPFHEEHALLALNAGKHVLVEKVFTMNAAQAENVVSRASELNLVVLEAMWTRYLPHMVRIRQLIAEGALGTIRSVMADHNQSISTDPLHRINNPLLGGGALLDLGIYPVSFAHDILGAPTSVVAVATKTETNVDRQLSMIFSYGTEAQAVIQSTLDLRGPTRAVIVGTEGRIEIAETWYAPTTYTHFDGQGNIVEEFDGTTTGRGMQFQAAELERLVAAGELANDILSPSESIEIMHTLDEIRRQIGLTYPMLDEG
- a CDS encoding GntR family transcriptional regulator, which codes for MIDNAAALPETVAQRLRADIISQKDAPGSAITESAVAFRFGVARPTARIAIDKLVADGILRREVHRAARVPQLSYDDVLDLFNTRSIVEASAMAALATAGAIPAEALAAHRALATTSDFAHHDIQFHRALVAGQPSSRLTRLHELLLGEVELCIGQVQSAQLITAHEVAKQHQGILDAITAGDAASAERLTRNHILGARDRLLLHLDTDTDTDTDLDTDS